The genomic stretch ACGACCCGTCGGTGCAGGCGGTGATCCGCGAGCTGCTGGCCGTCGACCGGTTCGCGCAGCTGTGGGCCGAGGGCACCGTCACCGAGCACCGCGTCCAGGCGAAGACCTTCCGGCACCCGCTCGTCGGGCAGCTCACCCTGGACTGCGACGTGCTCACCGTGGCCGGCACCGACCTGCGGATCGTCACCTACACCGCGGAGCCCGGCACGGAGGACGCGTCCCGCTTCGACCTGGTCCGCACCCTCGGGACGGTCGAGACGAGCCCGGCCTGATCGACGGCTGCGAGTGAGGACAGCAGGGTCAGCGCCTCGGCCGACCGGGAGCCCGGCTCGGCCTGGTAGACGACCAGCACCTGGTCCTCGGCGTCGGCCACGGTGAACTTGTCGTAGCGCAGCTCGAGGTCGCCGACCTGCGGGTGCGCCACGCGGTACACCCCGCCGCCGGGGTGCCGGCGCACGTCGTGCCGGGCCCACAGTCGCCGGAACAGCTCGCTGCGCACCGACAGCTCACCCACGAGCTCGGTCAGGTGCGGGTCGTCGACGTCCGGCCCGGCCGCGTTCCGCAGGATGGCGACCAGCTGGGCCGCCGTCGCCTCCCGGGCGGGGCCGAGCTCGGCGCCGGGCGCCAGCAGGAAGGAGCGGAGCAGGTTGGTGCCCGGCTGGAACAACGGCGACAGCGCCACGGCCAGCGGGTTCGCGGCCAGCACGTCGAGGTGGCGACCCTGCACGAACGCCGGCGTCCGGTCCCAGGTCGCGAGCAGCCGGGCGACGCTGGGCCGCACCCGCTCGGTGCGGCGGGGCGCGCGCCGGCGGCGGGGCGCCGGGTCGGCGAGGTCGTGCAGGTGGGTGGTCGAGGCGGCGTCCAGCCCCAGCGCGCGGGCGACCGCGTCCAGCACCTGCGCGGACGGGTGCCGGTCGCGGCCCTGTTCCAGCCGCGTGTAGTACTCGCTGCTGATGCCGGCCAGCATCGCCAGCTCGTCCCGGCGCAGGCCGGGGACGCGGCGGGAGCCGGTGGCGGTGATGCCGACGTCGTCCGGGCGCACCTGCTCCCGCCGGGCGCGCAGGTACTCCCCGATCAGGTTCTCCGCCACGCAACGACGGTAGGGCGCACCGGTGCCGGGCGCCTGGCCCTGCCGGCACCCCCCTCGGCGCGGCCTGGTGAGGGGCGGCGCCGAGGTCCGAGGCTCGGGTCATGACACGCACCTGGCTCGTGACCGGGGTGAGCAGCGGCTTCGGCCGGCTGCTCGCCGAACAGCTCCTCGCCCGCGGCGACCGGGTCGCCGGGACGGTGCGGCGACCCGACGCGGTCGCCGACCTCCGCGCTGCCCACGGCGACGCCTTCTCCGTCCACCAGCTCGACCTCACCGACACCGGCCGCATCCGCGGCGTGGTGGACGACGCCGCAGCCGCGCTCGGCCGGCTCGACGTGGTCGTCAGCAACGCCGGCTACGGGCTGTTCGGCGCCGCCGAGGAGCTCAGCGACGACCAGGTGACCCACCAGCTCGACACCAACCTCCTCGGCTCGATCCAGCTGGTCCGCGCCGCGCTGCCGCACCTGCGCGCGGCCGGCGGCGGGCGGGTGCTCCAGGTGTCCTCGTCGGCCGGGCAGGCGGCCTGGCCCGGCTCGTCGCTGTACAACGCGACCAAGTGGGGGATCGAGGGCTTCTGCGAGGCGGTCGCCGCGGAGGTCGCGCCGTTCGGGATCGGCGTGACGATCGTCGAGCCGGGCGGCGCCCGCACCGGCTTCGGGCCGACCGGGCTGCGCTTCGCCGAGCCGCTCGCCGCCTACGACGGCACGCCGGCCGCCGCGTCCCGGGCGTTCCGCGACGGTGGTCCGCCCGGGGTGATCGGCGACCCCGCACGGATGGTCGCGGCGATGATCGCCAGCGTCGACCGGAGCCCCGCCCCGCTCCGGCTGGTGCTCGGCAGCGACGCCTGGACGGCGATGACCGCGGCGCTGGAGGCCCGGCTGGACTCGGTGCGGGGGCAGCGGGCCACCGCGGGGGCCACGGACGGCTGAGCGGTCGGGAGCGTCAGCCGGCGGCGGCCGTGGTCTCGGTGGTGGCCGGCTGCGCCGCCGCCGGCCGGTCGCCGCGGGGCATGAGCAGGACGGCGACCAGCAGCAGCACCGCCACGCCCGCCGTCGCCAGGAACACCGAGTGCACGGCGCCGGTGAGCGCGTCCGGGCCGACGTCGGCGGACTCCAGCGACGCCGACCCCAGCGTGCCGTTCACCACGGCGCCGAAGGCGGCGACGCCGAGGGCGCTGCCCATCGAGCGGAAGAACATGTTCGTGCCGGTGACCACGCCGCGTTGCTGCCAGCTCACCGCCGACTGCGCCGCGATCAGCGTCGGCGCGGCGGTGAGCCCCATGCCCAGCCCGATCACGAAGCACGTCGCGCCCACCTGGACGACGCTGGAGGAGGCGTCCAGGAGCAGCAGCAGAGCGGCGCCGGCCACCACGACCAGCGAACCCAGCAGCGCGGTGGCCCGGATCCCGATCCGCAGGTACAGCCGCCCGGACAGCGACGCCGAGACCGGCCACCCGATGGTGAGCGCCGCCAGCGCGAAGCCGGCCACCAGCGGGCCGGTGCCCAGCGCCTCCTGCACGTAGGTGGGCACGTAGGTGGTGAGCCCGAGCAGCACCTACACCGACGGCGGCGGAGACCAGGCTCGTCGTGACGATCAGCCGGTGCCGGAACAGGCTCAGCGGCACGACCGGGTCGGCCGCCCGGCGCTCGACGAGCACGAAGACGGCGAGCAGGACGACGCCGGCGGTGAGCACGGCGACGCTCTGCGGAGACGCCCACGCCCACGCCTGCCCGCCCTCCAGCAGACCGAGCACCACCAGGGTGAGGCCGACGGTGAGCAGGCCGGCGCCGGCGTAGTCGATCCGCGGCCGGGCGCGGCTCACCGTCTCGGTGAACCGGCGCCCGATCATGGTGGCGGCGAGCAGGCAGAACGGGACGTTGACGAAGAAGATCCACCGCCAGCTGACGTACTCGGAGAACACCCCGCCCAGCGTCGGGCCGACGACCGAGCTGATCGCCCACACGCTGGCGATGTAGCCCTGCACCTTGGCCCGCTCGGCCAGGGAGTAGAGGTCGCCGACGATCGTCATCGCCATCGGCTGGACCGCGCCCGCGCCCAGGCCCTGCAGCGCGCGGAAGGCGATCAGCGAGCCCATGCTCCAGGCGAAGCCGCACAGCACCGAGCCGAGCAGGAACAGCCCGATGCCGACGAGCATGACCGGCTTGCGGCCGAACACGTCGGCGAGCTTGCCGTAGACCGGCACGGTGACCGCCTGGGCCAGCAGGTAGATCGAGAACAGCCAGGGGAACTCGGCGAAGCCGCCGACGTCGTCGACGATCGAGGGGACCGCGGTGGCGATGATCGTCGAGTCGATCGCCACCAGGGCGGTCGCGAGCATGACGCCGATCAGCACCGGCCCCCGCTCGGACCGGAAACCGACCCCCGTGGTCGCCGTCGTCGTGGTCACGCTGCTCCTCTGCCGTGCGGTCCGCGGTCGCGCGGGATGGTGGGGACAACCAACGATCCCGCGGCTTCATGCCGGACGCCGGGTGAGGGGGTCACCACGACGGTGCTGGCGACGCTCGGCTTCCAGCGCGACCACGGCACCACCGACGCGGCCGGCGAGGTGGTCTGGCTGCTCGCCACGCGCTGATCCGGCGTCAGGGCTCCTCGACCTCGACGCCGGGGGAGCCGGCGACGATCTCCTGCTCGACCGCGGCGAAGCCGTAGCGGACCGGCACCATCAGCGGCCGCCCCGTCCGCAGCTCGATCACCGCCAGTTGGTTCGACAGCCGGCTGCGCCGGATGAGCGCGACGTCCAGCAGCGACACGGTGCCCCGCCGCAGCGGCGTCGCCCACTCCAGCTGCGGCCCGTCGACCCGCAGCTCGACGCAGACCCGGAGCAGGAACCAGTAGGCGTTCCAGCCCAGCGCGCCCAGCCAGAGCAGCAGGAACAGCAGCGGCGGCCCGTCGCCCCGCAGGGTCGCGGCCACGAGGGCGACCGCGGCGACGGCGAACACGGCGAACAGCAGCGGGAACGCCCAGCGGGCACCCCGGATCGGTCGGTAGCTCACCCGCGGGTCGTCTCCTCGATCACGCGTCAATCGTGCCCGGGCCCCTCGGGGGAGCGCACCGGGTGCGCCGTCCAGTCGATCCGGTCGGCCAGCCGGCGGGCCCGGACGCCGAACGCCGGGTCGATCGACGCCGCCCACGCCACCCGGCCCAGCACGTGGTCGCGGAACGTCGCCGGGTCGTGGTCGCGCACCTGGGACCGCCAGCCGTGCACCGCGCAGTTGTGCAGCAGCGCCCGCAGCGCGTCCCGGTCGGTGCGCGGCAGCGTCGGGTGCACGTTCACCACCGCGCCCAGCACCGACTGCCGCCCCGCCGACGTCGTCGACCGGGTCTTCGCCGCGTTCAGCCGGAAGCCCTCCTCGGCCACCACCGCACCGACCAGCGAGGCGAACCGCCCCCGGTCCAGCGCGCGGTCGCCGCTGAACGTCAGGTCGTCGACGTACCGGGTGTACTGGGCGCCGAACGACGCGGCCAGCCCCGCCAGCCGCCGGTCCAGCCGGAACGCCACCAGGTTCGCCAGCGCCGGCGAGGTCGGTGCCCCCTGCGGCAGGTGCGGCACCGCGAGCCGCCGGCCGACCCGGTGGTGCCGGTCCCTGTCCCGGTCAGGGCCGGCCGGCACCGGCACCGCCGCCCACACCGACCGCGGCACCACCGTCGTCACCAGGCCGGTCACCGCGTGCGCCACCGGCTCCGGCAGCCCGCCGACCGTCTGCAGCAGCGCCTGCACCCGCTCCGCGGCGATGCTCGGGAAGAACGCCTCCAGGTCCAGCTGCAGCACCACCGCCGCCCCCGCGTGCGGCGCCACCGCCGTCCGCACCGACCGCCCCGGCACGCACCCGTGCGCCGCCCCGTGCACCGGCAGCGGCCCCACCACGTGGCGCAGCAGCCGCCGCTGCGCCTCCTTCAGCCGCGGCTTCGGCGCCGCCACCAGGCGCGAGCCGACGGTCCGCCACCGGTAGTGCCGCAGCGGCTCCCGGACCGTGCGCTCCAGCCGGTGGGCGTCGGCGAACCAGGCCAGCTCGCCGGTGTCCAGGTCCAGCAGCCGGGCCAGCGCCGCCAGGTCCGGCAGCTCCGTCACCCCGTGCCGGCGGAACGCCACCTCGGTGACCGTCGGCTGCCACCGCGCCACCCGGGGCTGCGGCACCCTCGTCCAGCCGCGCTGCCAGCCCGCCGTGGTCCGCACGAAGGCGGCCAGCTCCCGCGGCCGGTCCACCGGGGCGTCCCGGTAGGCCACCAGCACCTCACCGACGAGGGTGCCCACCCACCGCGGGGCGCGGGCGTACCCGAGCGCCACCGCCGTCGCGCGGACCATCTCCCGCCGGCGCCAGCGGCTGCCCAGCAGGGCGACGGCGATGCCGGCGGCCGTCGTCGCCGCCCGCCGCCCGGACGGGGCCGTCACCGGTGGCGTGCGCGACGGGGCGGCCAGCCAGCCCCTGATCGAGGCGCCACCAGGTGCGCGGAGCGCACGGCCGGGCGGGTGACGAGATGCTGGGTCCGAACACGACCCCCGGGGTTGCCCCGGGGTGACCGGTCCACGCCGGTCGTCCTGCCCGCCCCGTCGCACACCCGGCCCACCGTAACGGTCCGCTGCTGTGACGGAAGTGGTTCCTGAGCCGCTGGTCCCGCCGTCACCCGGCCCGGCGGCTGATCCTGTGGTGAACTCGGCGGCGTGACTGCGGCCATCCTCCTGGCGCTGCTGTCGGCGTGTGCCTTCGCCACCTCGACCGTGGTGCAGCACCGGTGCGCGACGTCGGCGGGTGAGTCCCTGCCCGACGGGGCCGTGCTGCGGCTGGTCGGTCGGCTCGTCCGGCACCGCGGGTGGCTGATGGGTCAGGTCGCCGCGCTCGTCGGGTTCCTGCTGCACGCCGCCGCCCTGACGTTCGGCCCGGTGGTCATCGTCCAGCCGCTGCTCTCCGGCGGGCTGGTGCTCTCCCTCGCCCTGGGTGCGCTGATCGACCGGCGACACCCCGAACGCACCCTGCCCGACCGCGGGCAGTGGGTCGCGGCCGCGCTGGTGGTCCTCGCGCTCGCCGTCTTCGTCGTCTCGGCCAAGCCCGACCACGGTTCGGAGTTCGCCGACCCCGCTCCGCTGCTGGCCTGCCTGGGCGCCGGGGCCGGGATCATGGTGCTCGCCGCGCTGTGGGCACTGCGTCCCGCCCCGCCGCACAAGGCCCTCGCCCTGGGCATCGCCGCCGGCTTCGGCTTCGGCCTCACCGGCCTGCTGCTCAAGGACGTGGTGGCCCATCCGCCCGCCGAGCTGCTGACCTCGTGGACCACGTACGTGCTGCTGGCCAGCGGCGCCGCCTCCATCGTGTTCGCGCAGTGGGCCTACCAGTCCGGCGCGCTGATCGAGATGCTGCCGGCGATGGCGGTGCTCGAGCCGCTCGTCGCCGTCGGCCTGGCCACCCTGGTCTACGACGAGCGGCTGCAACCGGGGGCGCTCGCCCACGCCGGCCAGGCCTTCGGCGTCGTCGCGCTCGTCGTCGGGGTCGCGGTGCTGGCCCGCCGGTCGGCGGCGCAGGAGGAGTCCGAGGTGCCGCTCGGGCTGCCGCCACCGGCGTCCTTCGCGGTGCCGCACTCCATCGAGCAGCACGAGCCCGCCGTCGGACGGGGCGGCCCCCGCCGCTGACCGCGGCGCCGGTTCAGGCCGGCTGCCGGACCGGGGGAGCGGTGGTGGCGACGGCGAGCAGGGCGGTGACGGCCGGGGCCGGCACCGGGCGCGAGTGCAGGTACCCCTGGCTCTCGTCGCAGTCCAGCCGCGCCAGGTGGGCCAGCGTCGCCGCGGTCTCGACCCCCTCGGCCACCACCCGCAGGCCCAGCCGGTGGGCCAGCTCGATCGTGCCGTGCACGATCGCCGCCGTCCGGGGCTCGGTGAGCAGGTCGGCGGTGAACGAGCGGTCCAGCTTGAGCTCGGTCACCGGCAGGTCCTTGAGGTAGGTCAGCGACGACCAGCCGGTGCCGAAGTCGTCGATGCTGATCGCGGCGCCCAGCTCGGCCAGCGCGCGGACGACGACGAGGCCGGCGTCCGGCTCGGTCATCAGCACCGTCTCCGTCACCTCCAGCACCAGGGCCGAGGCCGGCAGCCCGTGCTCGGCCAGCAGCGCCGCGACCCGGGCGGGCAGCGCGGTGTCGGACAGGTTGCTGGCCGACAGGTTGACCGACACCCGCAGCGGCGTCCCGGTCCGGCGCCACTCGGCGCCCTGGCGGACCGCCTCGGCGAGCACCCGCTCGGTGACCGGCCCCATCAGGGCGTGCGCCTCGGCGAGGGGGAGGAACTCCGCGGGTGCCAGCAGGCCCCGGGTCGGGTGCTGCCACCGCACCAGCGCCTCCACACCGACCGTCCGCCCGGAGGCGACGTCGACCTGCGGCTGGTACCAGAGCACGAGCTGGTCGGTGTCGACGGCGGCGCGCAGCTCCTCGACCAGGGTGATCCGGCCGCTGGTGTCCACGTGCCGGGTGGCGTCGTAGGTGACCGCCGTCGCGCCGTGGCGCTTGGCGTCGTAGAGGGCCGCGTCGGCGCGGCGCAGCAGCCGGGTGGCGCAGTCGCCCGGCGCGTGGCCGTCGGCGACGTGCCCGGTCGTGCCGACGCAGACCGGGGCGTGCAGCACCAGCCCGTCCACGTCGTAGGGCTCCCGGGACAGCGTGACCAGGTCGGCGCCGAGCGACGGGGTCAGGTCGCCGGGGTCGCCCTGCGGGGGCACCGGGACGACGACGGCGAACTCGTCGCCGCCCAGCCGCCCGACCATCGCACCCGCGGGCAGGTGGTCGGCCAGCCGACGGCTGACCCTGCGCAGCAGCTCGTCGCCGGCCGCGTGGCCGAGACCGTCGTTGACCTCCTTGAAGCGGTCCAGGTCGACCAGGCCCAGGGAGAAGGGGTGCCCGGTGGCACACAGCTCCTCGATCCGCCGGATCAGCGCGCGGCGGTTGGCCAGCCCGGTCAGCTCGTCGGTCAGCGCCTCGCGCCGGCTCACCGCCAGCTGCGCCAGGTCCCGGAGGTTCACCAGCAGCCGCAGGCTCGAGGCGACCGCGGCCAGCCCCGCGCACCAGATGATCGCGGCCCGCGAGTCGGTCAGCGCACCCACCACCAGCGTCACCGTGGCCACCGAGATGAGCGCGAAGGCGCCCACGGTGGAGTCCGCCGGGTCGGCCGGCTGCGGGGTGCTCGTCCGCGCCGGCAGCGCGGCCGCGACGCTGCACATCACCACCGCGGCGCCGGTGACGGCGGCGACGGGTCCGACCGCCTCGCCCGCCGACCACAGCGCCAGACCGGCCGCGACGAGCAGTGCGACCTGCGTCCCCGCCACCAGCGCCATGCGCACGTCCCGGGCCAGTCCGGCCACGGCGGTGATCACCCAGCTGGTGCCCAGCTCGATGACGGCCACCGCGGCGGCGGCCAGCATCGGCTGCAGCTGCCATTCGGGGAGCTCGGTCAGCGGCCCGCCGACCAGGTCGACGACCACGTTGCCCATGGCCACCGCGACCAGCACCGCGGCGGAGGCGTTGAGCACGTCGTTGGGGTCGGCGGCGCTGGTCGAGAACCGGTTCCAGCGGAGGAGGCCGCCGTACGTCGTCGGGAAGCCCACCACCACGGCGACCATCGCCGGCACCACGCCGAGCGGACCCGCGGCGGGGAGCACGGTGACCAGCACGCCGACGGCCAGCAGGACCGCGGTGCCCTGCAGTCGCACCCACACGCGCCGGTCCGGACCCGGCACGGCGCGGCGCAGGAACACGGCGAGCGCACCCAGCGCGAGCACGACGGCCAGCGGGACGACGGCGGGACCGGGCGCCCCGGCCACCAGGACGGCCAGCGCGAGCACCGCCGTCCCGGTGCGGAGGACGGCGGTCGGCGCGCCGCGGTCGCGTTGCATGTCCCCACCGTCGGCCGGTCCGCCGCTCCTCATGACGGGGAGCCGCCCCTGCCTCACCCCAACGGGCGGCAACGGGCGGCGCGCCGGGTCACCCCTGCGGCGAGGAGATGCGGTCCGCGGCGATCCGCACGATCAGCCGCTGCTGGTCCCGGCCGCCGTACCAGGGGTAGGGGCCGCCCAGGTACTTCTGCGCGAGCTGATCGATGTGCGCCGCGGCGCCGTCGGCGGTGATCTCCACGACCCGCCCCCGGACGGCGACGTAGCGCGACACGTCCCGCGGGTCGGCCACGTTGACCGCCACCCGCGGGTCGCGCTGCATGTTCCGCACCTTCTGGAACCCCGCCACGGTGTTGATGACGATGTGCGTCCCGTCGGTGTCCACCCAGGTCTGGGTCATCTGCGGCGACCCGTCGGGCATCAGCGTGGCCAGGAAGCAGGGGCTCGGCCCCCGGAGCAGGGCGAGCAGCGAGGCGGGCAGGTCCACGGTGGTCCTCCAGGGTGGGGTCGCCGGGTGGCGGTCAGGGGGTGGCCGGGTCGGCCGGCACCACGTCGGGCACCCGGTTGGGGCCTGCCTCGGGTGGCCGCGGCCGGTCCTGCGGGTGCAGGCGCACGGCGACCAGCGCCACGTCGTCGTCCGGCTTGCCCTCGACCAGGCGCTCGATCAGCTCGTCGCACAGCTCCTGCAGCGGCCGGTCGGCGAGCTCGGTGAGCGCCGCGCGCAGCCGGTCCAGGCCGGTGTCCAGGTCGGAGTCGCGGCGCTCGATGAGCCCGTCGGTGTAGAGCAGCACCGTCGCGCCCCGGTCCAGGGTGACCACCGAGTCGCTGCGCACCGTCCCGGAGTCGACGCCGAGCAGCAGGTCGGCCTTCCAGTCGGCGAGCACCGCCACGCTGCCGTCGGGGTGGAGCGCCAGCGGCGGCAGGTGCCCGGCGTTGGCCCAGATCATCCGGGTCACCCCGCGCTCCCGTTCGTCGTCCGTCTGCTCGAACCGGGCGACGGCGGCGGTGGCGATGGTGTCCAGCTGGAGCACCGCCATCGCCGCGTCCAGCCCGCGCAGCACCTCGCCGGGGGGCGCGTCGCTGTAGGCGGCGATGCCGCGCAGCAGGCTGCGCACCTGGCCCATCGCGGCGGCGGCCGCGGTGTCGTGGCCGACGACGTCGCCGATCACCAGCATCGTCGAGCCGTTGGGCTGCAGGAACGCGTCGTACCAGTCGCCGCCCACCCGGGCGGCCTCGGCGGCGGGCAGGTACCGCACCACGATCTCGGCGTGGTCGGGCTCCGGCGGCTCGGTGAGCAGGCTGCGCTGCAGCCCCTCGGCCATCTGCCGCTGCTGGCCGAACAGGCGGGCGTTGTCCAGCGCGAGCCCGGCCCGGTCCGCGACGTCCTGGGCCACGGCGACGTCCTCGTCGGTGGGCTCGTGCCCGCCGGCGTAGAAGAGGGTGAGCAGGCCCAGCGTGCGACCGCGGGCCCGCAGCGGCAGCGCGACCTCGCTCCCGGGGGCGAGCACCGAGATCAGCTCCCGCGCCCGGCCAACCGGCAGCAGCTGCGTCACGTCCTCGGCGCGGAAGGAGACCGGTTCGTCGGAGTACAGCGCCCGCGCCACCGGCGCGGTCAGCGGCATCGCGTCCAGCCGGACCTCGGTGTAGTGGTCCAGCACTGCCCGGCTGCCGGGGTCGACGTGCCAGCTGCCGACGTCGCGGGGGTGCCCGTCGTCGTCGATCACGGTGACGACGCAGAAATCGGCCAGCGCCGGGACGACGATCCGCGGGAGCCGTGCCGTCGCCGCCTGCACGTCCAGCGTGCCGGCCAGCTCCGCGCTGACCTGGGCGAGCAGCGCCAGCCGCCGGGCGGCGCGCTCGGCCTGCTCCAGGGCGCGGTGGCGCTCGGTGACCTCCAGGAAGTAGACCGACAGGCCCTCGGGGGTCGGCCAGGCCCGGACCTCGTACCAGCCGTCCAGCGGGGCGGGGTAGTGGGCGTCGAAGGCGACCGGCAGCCCGTCGGCGACCGCTGCGCGGTAGCTGTCCTCGAACACGCTGTTCACCGCCGCCGGGAAGGCCTCCCAGATGACCTCGCCCAGCAGGTCCTCGCGGGAGCGCTGCAGCAGCCGCTCGGCCTCGGCGTTGACGTGCGTGAACCGCCAGTCGGGGTCGAGCTGGTAGAAGCCGGCGGGCATCGCCTCGAGCACCCGGGTGACCCGGGCCTCGCCGTCCAGGGTCGCGGTGACGTCGGTGGCGACCCCGATGACCCGGACCGCGGCGCCGTCGGGACCGGGCAGCGCCCGGCCGCGGGCGGACACCCAGCGGGTCTCGGCGCCGGGGACGACCACCCGGTAGACGGCGTCGTAGTCGCCGCACTCGTCGATCGCGGTGTTGAGCGCTTCGGTCACCCGCGGGAGGTCATCGGGGTGCACCCGGTCGTTGAACGCCTCGATGGCCTCCCCGAAGGTGTCCTTCCGGTAGCCGAACAGCGCGATCAGCCGGTCGTCCCAGACCAGGCGTCCGCTGATCAGGTCCCAGTCGAAGGTGCCGATGTCGGCCGCGGCGATCGCCAGCTGGGCGCGCAGCTGCGCGGCGTCCTGGTCGGTACGCGACGCCCCGCCGACCCTGGTCGGCTCTTGCACGGTTCACCATCCACGTCGATGCCCGGCGCGGGCCGAGAGGTCACGGCTCGCTGATGAGCACCTGACACGGAGTTATGTCACGTGCGACCGGGCTGACGCAACCACCCGGGCCGAGATCACGTGTCGCCCGGGCCACCCGGGTGCGGCGCCCGCCCCGGGACGGGGACGGGCGCCGCGCGGTTGAGGCCGGACTCAGTGCCCGGCGGGCACCTGGGCGCCCCGCTGAGGCACCGGGTTCGGCCCGTTCGGCAGCACCACCAGGCTGACGAGCGCCCCCAGGGCGAACACCCCGGCGGAGACCAGGAACGCCCGGGTCTCGCCGGCCACCGCCGCCTCGGCCACGACCGACGGCGACTGCGCGTGCGACGCCAGGTAGGCGGTGGTCGCGGTGGTCGCGATCGTGTTCAGCAGCGCGGTGCCCAGCGCGCCGCCGACCTGCTGGCCGGTGTTCACCAGCGCCGAGGCGACCCCGGCGTCGGAGGGCTGGGTGCCGGAGGTCGCGGTGTTGAAGCACGAGGCGAAGATCAGCCCCATGCCCAGCCCCATGACGAACAACGCCGGCAGGACGTGCGCCGCGTAGCCGCTGTCGGACTCGAGTCGCCACAGGTAGAGCAGGCCGGCCACGCCGAGCAGCTGACCGGTGGTGATGAGGAAGCGCGGGCCGATCCGCGGCAGCAGCCGGGGGACGATCACCGTCGAGCTGGTGATGATGCCGGCGACGAAGGGCAGGAAGGCGACCCCGCTCCGCAGCGGGCTGTACCCCTTGGTCTGCTGGAAGTAGTAGGTGAGGAAGAGGAACACGGCGAACATGCCGATCGCGGCCAGCGCGATGGCCAGGTAGGCGCCGCCGCGCCGGCGGTCGAGCACCACCCGCAGCGGCAGCAGCGGGTGCGCGACCCGGCGCTGGAGGAGCACGAAGGCGACCAGCAGCACGACCGAGACGGCGATCAGCACCAGCGTCGTCGGATCGGCCCAGCCGTCGGTCTCGGCGCGGGCGAAGGCGTAGACCAGCCCACCCAGACCGAGGACGGCGGTGACCACGCCGGGGATGTCCAGGTGCACGTTGCCGGCCGGCGGGACCGGGCGGACGAACCGGAGGGCGCCCAGCCCGGCGACGAGGGC from Modestobacter roseus encodes the following:
- a CDS encoding SpoIIE family protein phosphatase, coding for MQEPTRVGGASRTDQDAAQLRAQLAIAAADIGTFDWDLISGRLVWDDRLIALFGYRKDTFGEAIEAFNDRVHPDDLPRVTEALNTAIDECGDYDAVYRVVVPGAETRWVSARGRALPGPDGAAVRVIGVATDVTATLDGEARVTRVLEAMPAGFYQLDPDWRFTHVNAEAERLLQRSREDLLGEVIWEAFPAAVNSVFEDSYRAAVADGLPVAFDAHYPAPLDGWYEVRAWPTPEGLSVYFLEVTERHRALEQAERAARRLALLAQVSAELAGTLDVQAATARLPRIVVPALADFCVVTVIDDDGHPRDVGSWHVDPGSRAVLDHYTEVRLDAMPLTAPVARALYSDEPVSFRAEDVTQLLPVGRARELISVLAPGSEVALPLRARGRTLGLLTLFYAGGHEPTDEDVAVAQDVADRAGLALDNARLFGQQRQMAEGLQRSLLTEPPEPDHAEIVVRYLPAAEAARVGGDWYDAFLQPNGSTMLVIGDVVGHDTAAAAAMGQVRSLLRGIAAYSDAPPGEVLRGLDAAMAVLQLDTIATAAVARFEQTDDERERGVTRMIWANAGHLPPLALHPDGSVAVLADWKADLLLGVDSGTVRSDSVVTLDRGATVLLYTDGLIERRDSDLDTGLDRLRAALTELADRPLQELCDELIERLVEGKPDDDVALVAVRLHPQDRPRPPEAGPNRVPDVVPADPATP
- a CDS encoding MFS transporter, whose protein sequence is MSHPAPPSTPGSPAGPETAAGRAAREQEHDHGRRWWTLATLGLAQLMVVLDATIVNIALPSAQADLGFDNADRQWVVTAYALAFGGLLLLGGRLADMFGRRRTLLIGLAGFALASALGGAATGFGTLVAARALQGVFGALLAPSALSLLTITFSDPKERGKAFGIFGAIAGAGAAIGLLLGGVLTEYLSWRWCLYVNVPIALVAGLGALRFVRPVPPAGNVHLDIPGVVTAVLGLGGLVYAFARAETDGWADPTTLVLIAVSVVLLVAFVLLQRRVAHPLLPLRVVLDRRRGGAYLAIALAAIGMFAVFLFLTYYFQQTKGYSPLRSGVAFLPFVAGIITSSTVIVPRLLPRIGPRFLITTGQLLGVAGLLYLWRLESDSGYAAHVLPALFVMGLGMGLIFASCFNTATSGTQPSDAGVASALVNTGQQVGGALGTALLNTIATTATTAYLASHAQSPSVVAEAAVAGETRAFLVSAGVFALGALVSLVVLPNGPNPVPQRGAQVPAGH